One genomic segment of Hordeum vulgare subsp. vulgare chromosome 2H, MorexV3_pseudomolecules_assembly, whole genome shotgun sequence includes these proteins:
- the LOC123426782 gene encoding uncharacterized protein LOC123426782: MGVREPVAMEIPAEEGAAARVPPRIRRRLLEGRASGGGGPASAEEIEAKLKEADHRRQQFYDWLSCKARKKPRSPSWSSQEEDYGQRLEARLQAAEQKRLSLLAKAQNRLAKLDELRQAAKNDVEMRFEKEKEELETRVESRVRQAEENRMRLLHADMQRRAALKERTERSLVQKATSESKYTERVRSAILEKRAAAEKKRLALLEAEKRKAHARLMHIQQAAMTVSSQREAERIKLKEHLESKLQRAKRKRAEYLKQRGSPCSSAHADYIKHADILSRKLARCWRSFVKSRKTTLGLAQAYDALGINEKSVKSMPFDELAMLMGSPTALEATKALLDRFERRLTLFQSASSSSSENIDHLLKRLVTPKRKVTPSRDGRTRVPAKRPARTTETSRLSRYSLRVVLCAYMILAHPSAVLSEDGEQEKLLMESAANFVREFELLVKTILEGPGKASRQPSLDGAESSSCQKSSDVAGQSKFKIQLVNFDKAWCTYLYRFVVWKVKDARSLEGDLVRAACKLELSMMQTCKLTAQGQSHNLTHDMKAIQKQVSDDQTLLREKVQHLSGDAGIERMETALSDARSKFFEAKENGSPLATPVANVSTPLSIDSSGKPPPSEVNTSSKTDAEGSRSVVRSLFGASGASSSTSPVNLPTENEQMVNEMLHEDGGAIAGNSNDGRTIEKDFQDKVRETMEKAFWDVVTDSMRGDKPDYSQLINLVKEVRDSLHDLAPKGWKEEIYENIDLEILSQVLESGSQDTQYLGQILQYSLDMVRKLSAAAKDDEMKASHDKLLSELAASSEVNDNGVSSFVIAVIKGLRFTLEEIKQLQVEVSKAYVQLMQPTIKGSAGVEYLQKAFGERYGPPANAAALPVTLQWISASKSIVDAEWSEHLGSLSILPAANHAQPLVTVLRAGHGAPTAAVASAGSSGLPECKGEKVDKLVRVGLLQLISGMEGLQLQSTPESFHLNFLRLRAVQGQFQVVIVMATSMLVLRQVLMSENSKITPLELETVISELFGALVKLLDSSPEAGTEEIVEAMMSASASAGSLSDARTQARRQIITRVLLKSLQADDVVFKKVSRAVHCAFRGVVLGGSGAKGQKLADAALRRVGAAKLAGRVVKAAEVLIRVATVSEKVHGPWYKALA, encoded by the exons ATGGGGGTGAGGGAGCCCGTGGCGATGGAGATAccggcggaggagggggcggccgcGAGGGTGCCGCCGCGGATCAGGAGGAGGCTGCTCGAAGGCAGGGCCAGCGGGGGCGGCGGGCCGGCCAGCGCCGAGGAAATCGAGGCCAAGCTCAAGGAGGCCGACCACCGGAGGCAG CAATTTTACGATTGGTTATCCTGCAAAGCAAGGAAGAAGCCACGGAGCCCATCGTGGTCGTCTCAAGAGGAAGATTACGGACAGCGCCTTGAAGCCAGGCTTCAGGCAGCTGAGCAGAAAAGGTTAAGCCTTTTGGCAAAGGCACAGAACCGGTTAGCCAAGTTGGATGAACTCCGACAAGCAGCGAAGAATGATGTGGAAATGCGGTTtgaaaaggagaaggaagaactTGAGACTAGAGTCGAGTCTCGTGTCCGACAGGCAGAGGAAAACCGTATGCGCCTTCTGCACGCAGATATGCAGAGGCGGGCCGCACTGAAGGAGAGAACAGAGAGGTCCCTGGTGCAGAAGGCGACATCTGAGAGCAAGTATACAGAGCGGGTGCGATCTGCTATCCTGGAAAAGCGTGCTGCTGCTGAAAAGAAACGGCTGGCGTTGTTAGAAGCTGAGAAGAGGAAGGCTCATGCTCGGCTGATGCATATTCAACAAGCAGCCATGACTGTAAGCAGCCAGAGAGAAGCAGAGAGGATTAAATTGAAAGAACATCTGGAAAGCAAACTTCAGAGG GCCAAGAGGAAGAGAGCTGAATATTTGAAGCAGCGAGGAAGTCCATGCAGTTCTGCTCATGCTGATTACATCAAGCATGCAGATATTCTTTCAAGAAAGCTTGCAAG GTGCTGGAGAAGTTTTGTGAAGtccaggaagacaacacttgGCTTAGCTCAAGCTTATGATGCTttgggaattaatgaaaaatctgTGAAGTCAATGCCATTTGATGAATTAGCTATGTTGATGGGATCCCCCACAGCTCTTGAGGCTACTAAGGCATTACTTGACCGGTTCGAGAGGCGTTTGACTCTTTTTCAATCAGCAAGCTCATCATCTTCAGAAAATATTGACCATCTACTGAAACGCCTTGTGACTCCAAAGAGGAAAGTAACCCCGAGTAGAGACGGAAGAACAAGGGTTCCAGCAAAAAGGCCAGCAAGAACAACTGAAACAAGCAGGCTGTCTAGATATTCACTGAGGGTGGTACTCTGTGCTTACATGATCCTGGCTCATCCTAGTGCTGTTTTAAGTGAAGATGGTGAGCAAGAGAAGCTACTCATGGAGTCAGCAGCAAACTTTGTTAGGGAGTTTGAACTGTTGGTTAAGACAATACTCGAGGGACCAGGAAAAGCCTCAAGGCAGCCATCTCTTGATGGTGCTGAATCATCTAGTTGCCAGAAGTCTTCTGATGTTGCCGGTCAAAGTAAATTCAAGATTCAATTGGTTAATTTTGACAAAGCCTGGTGCACCTACCTTTACAGATTTGTGGTGTGGAAAGTAAAAGATGCAAGATCATTGGAGGGTGATCTTGTTAGGGCTGCATGCAAGCTTGAGCTGTCAATGATGCAAACATGCAAGTTAACTGCCCAGGGGCAGTCACATAACCTCACCCATGATATGAAGGCGATTCAGAAGCAGGTTTCTGACGATCAAACACTCCTAAGAGAGAAGGTTCAGCATCTGAGTGGTGATGCAGGTATCGAGCGTATGGAGACTGCTCTCTCAGATGCAAGGTCAAAGTTCTTTGAAGCGAAGGAGAATGGAAGTCCATTGGCAACACCTGTGGCAAACGTATCTACTCCTCTGAGCATTGATTCATCTGGAAAGCCCCCGCCTTCTGAGGTTAATACGAGTTCCAAAACAGATGCTGAAGGATCAAGGTCTGTTGTGCGGTCCTTATTTGGAGCTTCTGGAGCATCAAGCAGCACATCACCAGTGAATCTGCCAACAGAGAATGAGCAAATGGTCAATGAGATGCTTCATGAGGATGGTGGTGCGATTGCTGGCAATTCTAATGATGGCCGTACCAttgagaaggatttccaagacaaAGTGAGGGAAACTATGGAGAAAGCTTTCTGGGATGTGGTTACCGACTCGATGAGAGGAGACAAACCAGACTACAGCCAACTGATCAACCTGGTAAAGGAAGTGAGGGATTCGTTGCACGACTTGGCTCCCAAGGGTTGGAAGGAGGAGATCTATGAGAACATTGACCTCGAAATTTTGTCCCAG GTTCTCGAGTCAGGCTCCCAGGACACCCAATATCTGGGTCAGATTTTGCAGTACTCGCTGGATATGGTCAGAAAGCTGTCTGCTGCTGCAAAGGATGATGAGATGAAGGCAAGTCATGACAAATTATTGAGCGAGTTGGCTGCAAGTtctgaagttaatgataatggagTCAGCTCGTTCGTCATTGCTGTCATCAAGGGTCTGCGTTTCACTCTGGAAGAAATAAAG CAACTGCAAGTAGAAGTGAGCAAGGCATATGTTCAGCTGATGCAGCCGACGATAAAAGGCTCTGCTGGagtggagtacctgcagaaggctTTCGGCGAGCGCTACGGACCCCCTGCCAATGCAGCTGCTCTCCCTGTAACTCTACAGTGGATTTCAGCATCAAAGAGCATCGTGGACGCAGAATGGAGCGAACATCTGGGCTCTCTTTCAATTCTTCCAGCAGCAAATCAT GCTCAGCCCCTTGTTACAGTGCTCCGAGCTGGCCATGGAGCACCAACAGCTGCTGTAGCTTCAGCAGGTAGTTCAGGTTTACCTGAGTGCAAGGGAGAGAAGGTTGACAAGCTTGTGAGGGTTGGCTTGTTGCAGCTTATCAGTGGTATGGAGGGCTTGCAATTGCAGTCAACTCCTGAGAGCTTCCACCTCAACTTTCTGAGATTGAGGGCCGTGCAGGGCCAATTTCAAGTAGTGATTGTGATGGCTACGAG CATGCTCGTCTTGCGTCAAGTTCTGATGAGTGAGAATTCTAAGATCACTCCTCTGGAGCTGGAGACTGTCATCTCCGAACTCTTCGGCGCCCTGGTGAAGCTGCTGGACAGCTCCCCGGAGGCAGGAACCGAAGAGATCGTGGAGGCGATGATGAGCGCGTCGGCCTCAGCCGGCTCTTTGTCGGACGCGAGGACTCAGGCGAGGAGGCAGATAATAACCCGAGTGCTCCTCAAGAGCCTCCAAGCCGACGATGTCGTCTTCAAGAAGGTCTCCCGGGCTGTCCACTGCGCCTTCCGTGGCGTCGTTCTCGGGGGCAGCGGTGCCAAGGGCCAGAAGCTGGCGGACGCAGCTCTACGCCGCGTCGGCGCGGCGAAGCTCGCTGGCCGGGTGGTGAAGGCGGCCGAAGTGCTCATTAGGGTGGCCACGGTCTCGGAGAAGGTCCACGGCCCGTGGTACAAAGCGCTCGCCTGA